Proteins encoded by one window of Labrus bergylta chromosome 2, fLabBer1.1, whole genome shotgun sequence:
- the wdr54 gene encoding WD repeat-containing protein 54: MYHKEKSIQIKNSASSLYNNLSVQRIAPRNLTYFTVVHANVVNMVSASWDGLNYSHRQLQSKEPNVATSTSLIMQAAFCVLPSRDLLVVTSQKGIQMYESDGSIMVYWHALDTPETPTAQAIFGRGISAVGQNYICVGVSSGSILVFDVPSKGSNITLSEVLEEHNESITDLASECSGSQECIADLVSADDGGNLYVWKSGEEFQILNKIAGFDMTCSSVKLWKGTVVAGYGTGQIRIYEAVTGILHAEITAHARWIYSLDIAPFSGLLLSAAEDSLVRVWHLTLTPETNSVEVAHLHNECVTDTQICGAKFCDGDGYAFAVTGYDLSEIIRYTQT; this comes from the exons ATGTATCACAAAGAGAAGAGCATCCAGATCAAGAACAGCGCCTCGTCGCTGTACAACAACCTGAGCGTGCAGCGCATCGCCCCGCGGAACCTCACATACTTCACCGTGGTCCATGCCAACGTCGTGAACATGGTCAGCGCCTCTTGGGACGGCCTCAACTATTCCCATCGTCAGCTGCAGTCCAAAGAGCCCAACGTCGCCACAAGCACATCGCTCATCATGCAG GCTGCATTTTGTGTCCTGCCTTCTCGTGACCTACTGGTGGTGACCTCCCAAAAAGGCATccag ATGTATGAATCTGATGGTTCCATCATGGTGTACTGGCATGCACTGGATACTCCGGAAACACCTACAG CTCAGGCCATATTTGGTCGAGGGATATCAGCAGTGGGGCAGAATTATATATGTGTGG GTGTTTCTTCTGGTTCAATTCTTGTTTTTGATGTCCCAAGTAAAGGCAGTAATATCACCCTGTCCGAGGTCCTGGAGGAACATAATGAGTCCATAACTGATCTTGCCTCTGAGTGTTCAGGCAGCCAG GAGTGCATAGCTGATCTGGTCAGTGCAGATGATGGGGGGAATCTGTATGTGTGGAAGTCTGGGGAGGAGTTTCAGATACTAAACAAGATCGCTGGTTTTGA CATGACCTGCTCATCTGTCAAGCTGTGGAAAGGTACAGTGGTGGCAGGTTATGGCACAGGCCAGATCCGAATTTATGAGGCTGTGACAGGAATTCTTCATGCTGAAATCACTGCCCACGCTCGCTGGATATATTCACTGGACATTGCTCCTTTTTCCGGGCTG ctcctctctgcagctgagGACTCTCTAGTCAGGGTTTGGCATCTGACACTAACCCCAGAGACCAACAGTGTGGAG GTTGCACATTTGCACAATGAATGtgtgacagacacacaaatatgcGGGGCCAAGTTCTGTGACGGTGACGGTTATGCCTTTGCAGTGACTGGCTATGACCTGAGTGAGATTATTCGCTACACACAGACGTAG
- the LOC110001767 gene encoding uncharacterized protein C2orf81 homolog isoform X1: MPRSVKSLVDKRGLRSSSQVTTPPIEDLEVEDVIPGRLTKAQWTDLLIQEDSDEIVGEIMEELFSKVMEGCFKVHIKKQLAPFSAFWAKSYLTEIVEQQMMCLDDEEQEEAAKTEDSEPTPTILDSWAQGCVPVIKVVTPQPHSIMQQVADIGNVSQIEPSLNQQCKTTVQKSSSPKQSKDQTSPERPLTDKRYTVLTPCPPPKMNRKKLQPVNLHPKPVQSKLLPPLSCSVEKNNRVLANKNRTHSISSPITGSTYQLKDRKPIPKLDPSCLPRHCIFPQYEIVDKNYSQSISKKPSGQSKQEPWANKQQSERTEISLKPLTSSKDKPAKFQRSQADIWLKKLSTSKHRKEGVGSSGPLQLDTMDLAKGVSFHESQTVDINPAKRNPSAHSTDLSLIRSDAAVPRCSIDQVTKGPSPQVIHCFSSRTATTLNKM, encoded by the exons ATGCCCCGCTCAGTCAAGTCCCTAGTTGACAAGCGTGGACTTAGGTCATCTTCCCAAGTGACCACGCCTCCAATAGAGGACCTGGAAGTGGAAGATGTTATACCAGGTCGCTTAACTAAGGCCCAATGGACAGACCTGTTGATCCAGGAGGATTCAGATGAGATAGTCGGGGAAATAATGGAGGAACTGTTCAGCAAAGTCATGGAAGGCTGTTTCAAAGTGCACATTAAAAAACAG CTGGCACCTTTTTCCGCATTCTGGGCCAAGAGCTACCTCACAGAGATTGTGGAGCAGCAAATGATGTGCTTAGATGACGAAGAACAAGAGGAAGCAGCTAAAACAGAAGACTCAGAGCCGACGCCAACCATTCTAGATTCCTGGGCTCAAGGATGTGTGCCTGTAATAAAGGTTGTTACACCTCAACCTCACTCTATCATGCAACAG GTGGCTGATATTGGTAATGTCTCACAAATAGAGCCAAGCCTAAACCAACAATGTAAAACAACAGTCCAAAAAAGCAGTTCCCCAAAGCAATCTAAGGATCAAACAAGTCCTGAGAGGCCTCTCACTGACAAGCGCTATACAGTGCTTACTCCTTGCCCACCACCCAAAATGAATAGGAAAAAATTGCAGCCGGTAAATCTACATCCAAAGCCAGTTCAAAGCAAACTACTGCCACCCCTGTCCTGTTCAGTAGAGAAAAACAACAGGGTGCTAGCCAATAAAAATAGGACGCATTCCATATCTAGCCCTATAACTGGCTCTACTTATCAACTAAAGGACAGAAAACCCATACCCAAGCTTGACCCCTCCTGCTTGCCTCGACATTGCATCTTTCCTCAGTACGAGATTGTGGATAAAAACTACTCACAGTCCATCTCCAAGAAACCAAGTGGACAATCAAAACAGGAACCATGGGCTAACAAGCAGCAAAGTGAGCGGACAGAAATCTCACTGAAGCCGCTAACCAGCTCCAAGGATAAGCCAGCAAAGTTTCAGAGAAGTCAGGCAGATATCTGGCTGAAAAAGTTGTCAACTTCTAAACATAGAAAGGAAGGAGTAGGTTCCTCTGGGCCTTTGCAGTTGGACACAATGGATTTAGCCAAAGGTGTTTCTTTCCATGAATCTCAGACAGTTGACATTAACCCTGCCAAACGTAACCCTTCTGCCCACTCTACCGATCTGAGTCTGATACGAAGTGATGCAGCTGTGCCACGCTGTTCAATTGATCAGGTTACCAAAGGTCCATCACCTCAGGTCATTCATTGTTTCAGTTCAAGAACAGCAACAACTCTTAATAAAATGTGA
- the LOC110001767 gene encoding uncharacterized protein C2orf81 homolog isoform X2, producing MPRSVKSLVDKRGLRSSSQVTTPPIEDLEVEDVIPGRLTKAQWTDLLIQEDSDEIVGEIMEELFSKVMEGCFKVHIKKQLAPFSAFWAKSYLTEIVEQQMMCLDDEEQEEAAKTEDSEPTPTILDSWAQGCVPVIKVADIGNVSQIEPSLNQQCKTTVQKSSSPKQSKDQTSPERPLTDKRYTVLTPCPPPKMNRKKLQPVNLHPKPVQSKLLPPLSCSVEKNNRVLANKNRTHSISSPITGSTYQLKDRKPIPKLDPSCLPRHCIFPQYEIVDKNYSQSISKKPSGQSKQEPWANKQQSERTEISLKPLTSSKDKPAKFQRSQADIWLKKLSTSKHRKEGVGSSGPLQLDTMDLAKGVSFHESQTVDINPAKRNPSAHSTDLSLIRSDAAVPRCSIDQVTKGPSPQVIHCFSSRTATTLNKM from the exons ATGCCCCGCTCAGTCAAGTCCCTAGTTGACAAGCGTGGACTTAGGTCATCTTCCCAAGTGACCACGCCTCCAATAGAGGACCTGGAAGTGGAAGATGTTATACCAGGTCGCTTAACTAAGGCCCAATGGACAGACCTGTTGATCCAGGAGGATTCAGATGAGATAGTCGGGGAAATAATGGAGGAACTGTTCAGCAAAGTCATGGAAGGCTGTTTCAAAGTGCACATTAAAAAACAG CTGGCACCTTTTTCCGCATTCTGGGCCAAGAGCTACCTCACAGAGATTGTGGAGCAGCAAATGATGTGCTTAGATGACGAAGAACAAGAGGAAGCAGCTAAAACAGAAGACTCAGAGCCGACGCCAACCATTCTAGATTCCTGGGCTCAAGGATGTGTGCCTGTAATAAAG GTGGCTGATATTGGTAATGTCTCACAAATAGAGCCAAGCCTAAACCAACAATGTAAAACAACAGTCCAAAAAAGCAGTTCCCCAAAGCAATCTAAGGATCAAACAAGTCCTGAGAGGCCTCTCACTGACAAGCGCTATACAGTGCTTACTCCTTGCCCACCACCCAAAATGAATAGGAAAAAATTGCAGCCGGTAAATCTACATCCAAAGCCAGTTCAAAGCAAACTACTGCCACCCCTGTCCTGTTCAGTAGAGAAAAACAACAGGGTGCTAGCCAATAAAAATAGGACGCATTCCATATCTAGCCCTATAACTGGCTCTACTTATCAACTAAAGGACAGAAAACCCATACCCAAGCTTGACCCCTCCTGCTTGCCTCGACATTGCATCTTTCCTCAGTACGAGATTGTGGATAAAAACTACTCACAGTCCATCTCCAAGAAACCAAGTGGACAATCAAAACAGGAACCATGGGCTAACAAGCAGCAAAGTGAGCGGACAGAAATCTCACTGAAGCCGCTAACCAGCTCCAAGGATAAGCCAGCAAAGTTTCAGAGAAGTCAGGCAGATATCTGGCTGAAAAAGTTGTCAACTTCTAAACATAGAAAGGAAGGAGTAGGTTCCTCTGGGCCTTTGCAGTTGGACACAATGGATTTAGCCAAAGGTGTTTCTTTCCATGAATCTCAGACAGTTGACATTAACCCTGCCAAACGTAACCCTTCTGCCCACTCTACCGATCTGAGTCTGATACGAAGTGATGCAGCTGTGCCACGCTGTTCAATTGATCAGGTTACCAAAGGTCCATCACCTCAGGTCATTCATTGTTTCAGTTCAAGAACAGCAACAACTCTTAATAAAATGTGA
- the LOC110002261 gene encoding E3 SUMO-protein ligase ZBED1-like — MKRSGRRWSSVWDCFEQEGNFVRCVKCDATLKYCGGATSSMINHMSRYHPTLTPPDGDEKPVICGVHTIDDESAANSDITQVSVVSPGVNVTSNQPERDYYGERKRLKRSSVWDIFIKVDDEVHCTVCDTKLKYKSSTTSMMYHIKNKHPDSVPNDGVSVATHAEVTELISRMIEKDLLPISVVTGDGFRELLAYTVHNYKVPSAGDITRLIEGHFHEKVEELVGQLGRVEKAALTADVWTALPFHVYITVSCSFITEEWQGRSAVLQTHKLPPDSHHTADKVTERLLEIVQNWGLTGKVTACVHNNTADALSAHACARVTWDYATCFATTLQLAVNDGLSEDLVHVIVAAGKLVEHFIHNLVAGEALAQKQVQMCLPQHKLIRSHKARWDTICDMFERLLEQRWAIKAVLSDRMITNRQEARALEIGDDCWQIIENFTPVLATLKWATTVISAESEVSISNIYPITFSLTQTHLVPKENDVDQVSEFKLKVQKSLRTYMEVDSNDLASKPALIASILDPRHKHLGFLTPAGRLAAKVKLHELVSKQDVITSTVSTKDEQQETPVTPDISRVPLPSQMRSDTKNTMMLLLGDNYSSSYATDSEAQVDYYLRDIAPSLDINPLDWWRVNGPRFPKLATLARHYLCIPGVSLPSLLSEAGQTFATMRTRLSPDQIDMMIFVNRNL, encoded by the exons ATGAAGCGCTCAGGGAGGAGATGGAGCTCTGTGTGGGACTGCTTTGAACAAGAGGGGAACTTTGTCCGCTGCGTAAAATGTGATGCCACACTGAAGTACTGCGGCGGAGCCACCAGCTCCATGATAAACCACATGAGTAGGTACCATCCGACCCTAACGCCACCTGACGGAGACGAGAAACCCGTGATCTGCGGCGTCCACACCATCGACGATGAGAGTGCGGCTAATTCAGACATCACGCAGGTGTCTGTAGTGTCCCCCGGCGTTAACGTGACAAGCAACCAGCCCGAGCGGGACTACTACGGTGAGAGGAAGCGCCTGAAGCGGAGCTCGGTTTGGGACATTTTCATCAAAGTGGACGATGAGGTTCACTGCACGGTGTGCGACACAAAGCTAAAATACAAGAGCAGCACCACCAGCATGATGTACCACATCAAAAATAAACACCCGGACTCTGTGCCTAATGATGGCGTGTCCGTGGCAACACATGCAGAGGTAACAGAGCTCATCTCCAGAATGATAGAGAAGGACCTGCTTCCAATCAGTGTAGTGACCGGGGATGGCTTTCGTGAGCTACTTGCATACACCGTTCATAACTATAAGGTGCCATCTGCTGGAGATATCACACGCCTTATAGAAGGCCATTTCCatgagaaggtggaggagcttGTAGGGCAGCTGGGCCGAGTGGAGAAAGCGGCTCTCACTGCTGATGTTTGGACAGCCCTTCCATTCCATGTTTACATCACGGTTTCCTGTTCGTTCATAACAGAAGAGTGGCAGGGGCGGTCAGCTGTGCTGCAAACGCACAAATTACCACCAGACAGCCACCACACTGCAGACAAAGTCACAGAGAGGCTTCTTGAAATTGTGCAGAACTGGGGTCTTACCGGAAAAGTGACTGCGTGTGTCCATAACAACACGGCTGATGCTTTGTCAGCACACGCGTGTGCCCGTGTCACCTGGGACTACGCCACTTGCTTTGCCACTACTCTGCAGCTTGCAGTCAATGACGGGCTGAGTGAGGATCTAGTCCACGTCATTGTTGCAGCAGGGAAACTAGTCGAGCATTTCATTCACAACCTGGTGGCAGGTGAGGCCTTGGCGCAGAAGCAGGTTCAGATGTGTCTGCCTCAACACAAACTGATCCGATCACACAAAGCTAGATGGGACACAATTTGCGATATGTTTGAGCGGTTACTGGAGCAGCGATGGGCAATCAAAGCTGTGCTCTCTGATCGAATGATCACCAACAGACAGGAAGCTCGGGCTCTTGAGATCGGAGATGATTGTTGGCAAATTATTGAGAATTTCACACCTGTGCTTGCAACACTGAAATGGGCAACTACAGTCATATCTGCTGAATCAGAAGTATCAATTTCAAATATCTACCCGATCACATTCAGCCTCACTCAGACTCACCTTGTGCCCAAAGAGAATGATGTTGACCAAGTCTCAGAGTTCAAGCTGAAAGTCCAGAAGTCGCTTAGAACTTACATGGAG GTTGACTCTAATGACCTCGCCTCCAAACCAGCTCTGATTGCCTCCATTCTGGACCCTCGTCACAAACACCTCGGCTTCCTAACACCGGCAGGAAGACTGGCTGCAAAGGTTAAACTGCATGAGCTGGTTTCAAAACAAGATGTGATCACTTCAACTGTGAGCACAAAGGATGAGCAGCAGGAGACCCCGGTTACACCTGATATTAGTCGAGTCCCTTTGCCCTCACAAATGAGAAGTGACACCAAAAACACCATGATGTTGCTCCTGGGAGACAACTACAGCTCCTCCTATGCCACAGACTCCGAGGCTCAGGTAGATTACTACCTGAGAGACATTGCTCCCTCATTGGACATAAACCCTCTTGACTGGTGGAGGGTTAATGGGCCAAGATTCCCAAAACTGGCCACTCTGGCAAGACACTACTTGTGCATACCTGGTGTATCGCTGCCGTCGTTGTTGTCTGAGGCTGGACAGACTTTTGCCACAATGCGTACAAGACTGAGTCCGGACCAAATTGACATGATGATCTTTGTGAACAGAAATCTGTAA